The sequence CGCCCTTTCTGATGTCAAGTCGGCTATCACGTTCCACATCGAGACGTTCGGTCCTGACGTCTTCGACAGCGACTCGCCAGCGTTGGAAGTCTTCATTGCCGAAGCCGGAATTACCTTCTAGATGGCACG is a genomic window of Deltaproteobacteria bacterium containing:
- a CDS encoding type II toxin-antitoxin system HicB family antitoxin, which codes for MTKQLRVIVEKHSDGYVAYPLGLRGVVAGQGDTYEDALSDVKSAITFHIETFGPDVFDSDSPALEVFIAEAGITF